In Pleuronectes platessa chromosome 4, fPlePla1.1, whole genome shotgun sequence, the following proteins share a genomic window:
- the LOC128438559 gene encoding paxillin encodes MDDLDALLADLESTTSHISKRPVFLPEETPYSIPTGGHSYQDVSVPPPVPPPPSAEALNGSLIDQPDSHHSSQQSLGSAQKSSWSRDSSSSPLSHIEEDHVYSFPNKQKSSDSSTAAMTSALGSNLSELDRLLLELNAVQQSSPSFPTTEEAAPPLPSCSITHYENGSCPDIMVSPAPHEKPQRNGARLDETRPSVESLLDELEGSVPSPSPPACHIDLDSPSQQQARISASCATRELDELMASLSDFKIMAQGKGGVPGGPPTQVNKLDNMLGSLQSDLNKLGVQTVAKGVCGACCKPIVGQVVTAMGRTWHPEHFVCTHCQEEIGSRNFFERDGQPYCETDYHNLFSPRCYYCNGPILDKVVTALDRTWHPEHFFCAQCGSFFGPEGFHEKDGKAFCRKDYFDMFAPKCGGCARAILENYISALNSLWHPECFVCRECFTPFVNGSFFEHDGQPYCEVHYHERRGSLCSGCQKPITGRCITAMSKKFHPEHFVCAFCLKQLNKGTFKEQNDKPYCHGCFVKLFS; translated from the exons ATGGACGACCTAG ACGCGTTGCTGGCCGACCTGGAATCAACAACATCCCACATCTCAAAGCGACCAGTGTTCTTGCCTGAGGAGACCCCCTACTCCATCCCTACGGGAGGACATTCTTACCAGGATGTGTCAGTTCCACCCCCAGTCCCACCTCCGCCCTCAGCCGAGGCATTGAATGGTTCCCTGATAGATCAGCCGGACTCGCACCACTCCTCTCAGCAG TCTTTAGGTTCAGCACAGAAGAGCTCATGGTCTAGAGACAGTAGCAGCTCTCCGTTGTCTCACATTGAAGAGGACCACGTCTACAG TTTTCCAAACAAACAGAAGTCATCTGACTCGTCAACAGCAGCTATGACCTCTGCTCTGGGCAGTAACCTCTCTGAGCTCGACAGGCTTCTGCTGGAACTCAATGCAGTACAACAGAGCTCCCCTTCATTCCCCACGACAG AGGAGGCAGCTCCACCCTTACCTTCCTGCAGCATCACCCACTACGAGAACGGCAGTTGTCCTGACATCATGGTGAGCCCTGCGCCTCATGAGAAGCCCCAGAGGAACGGAGCAAGGCTGGATGAAACCCGACCCAGTGTGGAGAGTCTGCTGGACGAGCTGGAGGGCTCAGTGCCATCACCCAG CCCCCCTGCTTGTCACATTGACTTGGACAGCCCCTCTCAGCAACAAGCCAGAATCTCAGCTTCCTGTGCCACGAGAGAGTTAGATGAGCTAATGGCCTCTTTGTCTGACTTCAAG ATTATGGCCCAAGGTAAGGGCGGGGTTCCTGGTGGGCCCCCAACACAGGTCAACAAGCTGGACAACATGCTTGGTAGTCTGCAGTCTGACCTCAACAAACTGGGCGTGCAGACAGTAGCTAAAGGAGTTTGCGGTGCCTGCTGTAAACCAATCGTAGGACAG GTGGTGACTGCCATGGGCCGCACATGGCACCCTGAACACTTTGTGTGCACACACTGTCAAGAGGAGATCGGCTCCAGGAACTTCTTTGAGCGTGATGGACAGCCCTACTGTGAGACGGATTACCATAACCTGTTCTCCCCACGCTGCTACTACTGCAACGGGCCCATACTGGAT AAAGTTGTGACGGCGCTGGACAGGACATGGCATCCAGAACACTTCTTCTGCGCTCAGTGTGGATCCTTCTTTGGCCCGGAAG GTTTTCATGAAAAGGATGGAAAAGCCTTCTGCAGGAAGGATTACTTTGACATGTTTGCGCCGAAATGTGGAGGCTGTGCCCGAGCCATTCTGGAGAATTACATCTCAGCACTGAACAGCCTCTGGCACCCTGAGTGCTTTGTGTGCAGG GAGTGCTTCACCCCGTTTGTAAATGGAAGCTTCTTTGAGCACGACGGTCAGCCCTACTGTGAAGTGCACTACCACGAGCGCCGCGGCTCCCTCTGCTCCGGCTGTCAGAAGCCCATCACTGGCCGCTGCATCACGGCCATGTCCAAGAAGTTCCACCCGGAGCACTTTGTCTGCGCCTTCTGCCTGAAGCAGCTCAACAAGGGCACCTTCAAAGAACAAAATGACAAACCCTACTGCCACGGCTGCTTCGTCAAGCTGTTCAGTTAG
- the ctu1 gene encoding cytoplasmic tRNA 2-thiolation protein 1 — protein sequence MPILCSSCAEKRAMLKRPKTGHSLCKECFFWAFEEEVHRTILAANLFQPGEIVGIAASGGKDSTVLAHVMKLLNDRYNYGLELMLLSVDEGITGYRDDSLETVKRNQQQYELPLMIVSYEELYGWTMDAIVKQVGLKNNCTFCGVFRRQALDRGAIMLKVDKICTGHNADDVAETVLMNVMRGDIARLRRCTAISTVSEGDGVVPRCKPLKYAYEKEIVLYAYFKKLDYFSTECIYSPNAYRGHARTFLKDLESVRPSSIMDIIHSGENLSVRDGVKMPVQGTCGRCGYISSQALCKACVLLEGLNRGLPRLGIGKHHRLHEKLLSQQTLTEKEERKLKSVDF from the exons ATGCCTAtcctgtgcagcagctgtgCAGAAAAGCGAGCTATGCTAAAGCGTCCAAAAACAGGCCACTCGTTGTGCAAGGAATGCTTCTTCTGGGCCTTTGAGGAGGAGGTGCATCGGACCATCTTGGCAGCAAACCTCTTCCAACCTGGTGAAATTGTAGGAATCGCTGCCTCGGGAGGGAAGGACTCGACAGTGCTTGCACATGTAATGAAGCTCCTAAATGATCGATACAACTATGGCCTTGAACTTATGCTTCTCTCAGTGGATGAGGGAATCACTGGTTACCGGGACGACTCGTTGGAGACCGTGAAGAGGAATCAGCAACAGTATGAACTGCCACTGATGATTGTGTCTTATGAGGAGCTGTATGGCTGGACTATGGATGCTATAGTGAAGCAGGTGGGACTGAAAAATAACTGCACCTTCTGTGGAGTGTTCAGAAGGCAGGCGCTAGACAGAGGAGCCATCATGCTGAAAGTGGACAAGATATGTACAG GTCACAACGCCGATGATGTTGCAGAAACAGTTCTGATGAACGTCATGCGAGGGGATATAGCTCGTCTACGCCGCTGCACCGCCATCTCCACTGTCAGCGAGGGTGATGGGGTCGTGCCGCGCTGCAAGCCCCTCAAATACGCCTATGAGAAAGAGATTGTTCTGTATGCTTACTTTAAGAAGTTGGACTACTTTTCCACTGAATGTATCTACTCTCCCAATGCATATCGTGGCCACGCCAGGACCTTTTTAAAGGACCTGGAGAGTGTAAGGCCCAGCTCCATCATGGATATCATCCACTCCGGGGAGAACCTCTCTGTGCGGGATGGGGTGAAGATGCCCGTGCAGGGGACCTGTGGTCGGTGTGGCTACATCTCCAGCCAGGCACTTTGCAAGGCCTGCGTGCTGCTGGAGGGGCTGAACCGAGGCCTGCCAAGGCTAGGTATCGGCAAACACCACAGACTGCATGAAAAACTCCTCTCCCAGCAGACCCTTACtgagaaagaagaaaggaaacTAAAATCTGTAGACTTCTAA
- the crybb2 gene encoding beta-crystallin B2, translated as MATDHQNPASKQQQPGTSAFKLVIYEQENFQGRCHELTGPSNNLQEAGVEKVGSILVLCGPWVGYEQASCKGEQYVFEKGEYPRWDSWTNSRRSDTIVAFRPIKVDSQEHKIVLYENPSFAGKKIEIIDDDVPSFHAHGYQEKVSSVRVQSGTWVGYQYPGYRGYQYLFEKGEYKDSSEFGAQIPQIQSVRRIRDMQWHQRGAFHPVN; from the exons ATGGCCACAGACCACCAGAACCCTGCAtccaagcagcagcagccaggcaCCAGTGCGTTTAAG CTGGTTATATATGAGCAGGAAAACTTCCAGGGACGCTGCCATGAGCTGACTGGCCCCAGTAACAACCTCCAGGAAGCAGGCGTGGAGAAAGTGGGCTCCATACTGGTGCTGTGCGGACC ATGGGTTGGATACGAGCAGGCCAGCTGTAAAGGGGAGCAGTATGTGTTTGAGAAGGGGGAGTATCCTCGCTGGGATTCCTGGACAAACAGCAGGCGCAGTGACACCATTGTTGCTTTTCGCCCGATTAAAGTG GACAGCCAGGAGCACAAGATTGTCCTTTACGAAAACCCCAGCTTTGCAGGGAAGAAGATAGAAATCATAGACGATGATGTCCCCAGCTTCCACGCACACGGCTACCAGGAGAAGGTCTCCTCTGTCCGGGTTCAGAGTGGCAC TTGGGTGGGCTACCAGTACCCAGGCTACAGAGGCTATCAGTACCTGTTTGAAAAGGGGGAGTACAAGGACAGCTCTGAGTTCGGGGCCCAGATTCCTCAGATCCAGTCGGTTCGGCGCATCAGGGACATGCAGTGGCATCAGAGGGGTGCTTTTCACCCAGTCAACTAA